The segment CTCGCCCGCGATCACGGGCGCCACGGTCCTGAGCGGCAGTGCAACGGCCGGCGGCGCCGAGGTGCTTTCGTCCGGCTTCGCTGCCGGCGACACCATCACGGTCGACGGCCAGACATTGACCTTCATGACGTCGGGCGCTTCCGGAAATAACCAGATCAATATCACCGACAACATCACGACTCTGCTCGGCAAGATCGATGCGCTCTCCGGCGCCTCGGGGTCCTCGGTCAGCAGCGGCGGCGTGATTACGCTGAACACCGGCACCGTTTCCAACCTGTCGGTGTCGAGCTCCAATAGTTCGGCCTTTGCCGCGCTGGGCTTCACCTCGACCATCACCAAGAACCGCGACGGCGGCGGCACTGCCGGCACCGGCACCGTGATCGGCAACGACATCGCCACCTTCACCAAGGAATCGATCAGCGGCGGCGCGGTGACCGCCTACAACGCCGCAGGCACGCCGGTGAACCTGCAATTGCGCTGGGCCAAGACCGACAGCGCGTCGCTGGGCGCGGGACATTCCGATACCTGGAATCTGTTCTATCAGACCGATCCGAACGCGACCGGCACGACGGCCGGCTGGGTCAACACCGGCCAGGCCTTCACCTTTGCCGCCGACGGCTCGCTCACTTCGCCAAGTGGCTCGGGCATCACCATCAACAACGTGAGTGTCAGCGGCCAGACGCTCGGCTCGGTCGCCTTCAACATCTCCTCGGGCGGGTTGACGCAATATGCAAGCACGAGCGGGGCGGTGACCATCAACACCATCACGCAGAACGGCTACGCCGCCGGTCAGCTGCGCTCGGTCGCCGTCAACAACAACGGTCTCGTGGTCGGCACCTTCTCCAACGGCCAGAACCTCGATCTCGCCCAGGTGTCGCTGTCGCACTTCAACGGCACCAATTATCTGAAGGCGATGGACGGCGGCGCCTACGCGGCGACGGATCAGTCGGGACCCGCGATCGACGGCGCTTCGGGCACCATCAGCGGCTCGTCGCTGGAGGGATCCAACACCGACATCGCCGACGAATTCACCAAGCTGATCGTGACCCAGCAGGCCTATTCGGCCAACACCAAGGTGATCACGACCGCGAATTCGATGGTGCAGGACCTCTTGAACGTGTTGCGCTGATCGGCGCGTAACGTAACCAAAGGCGGCTAGTCAACATGGGTTTGAGTTCAGCCCTGGCCAGTGCGATGAGCGGTCTGCGTGCCAACCAGGCCGCGCTCTCGATCGTCTCGTCGAACGTCGCCAACTCGCAGACGCCGGGTTACGTCGCCCAGACGGCGAACCAGATCGAGGTCACCACCGGCGAGTTCGGCTCGACGGCGAAGACGACCGGCGTCAGCCGGGACATCGACAGCTATGTGCTGGGCCAGCTGCGTACCGAGACCGGCGGCAGCGGCTACGCCGACCAGACGGCCAACATTCTGAAGCAGCTTCAGAATGTCTATGGCAACCCCGGCGGCAGCGGCACGCTCGAAACCGCGCTGAACAATTTCACCAGCTCGCTCCAGGCGCTGTCGACGAGTGCGGGTTCGTCGTCGGCGCAGACCGTCGCCCTCGGCGCGGCGCAAACGCTGGCGCAGCAGCTCAACGTCACCACCAGCGGCATCCAGTCGCTGCGGTCGAATGTCGAGCAGGATCTCGGCACCTCGGCGCAGCAGGCCAACGCAGCGATGCAGCAGATCGCCGACATCAACACCAAGCTCCAGGGCCTGGCGTCGACCGATCCGTCCGCGGCGACGCTGATGGACCAGCGCGACCAGGCCATCAACACGCTGTCGAAATATGTCGACGTCCACGTCACCACCGACGGATCGAACCAGGCCAACATCTACACCACCACGGGCATTCAGCTCGTCGGCGCGGGCCTCGCCTCAAAGTTCACTTTCTCTTCAGCGGGTGCGCTGTCTGCGACCTCGCTCTACAACACCGATCCGGCCAGGTCGGGTGTCGGCGCGTTCAACATCACGCTGCCGAACGGCTCGTCAATCGATGTCGCCGCCAACAGCGTGGTTTCCTCCGGCCAGATCGCGGCCGATCTGAAGCTGCGCGACCAGACGCTGGTGCAGGCGCAGAACCAGGTCGATCAGCTCGCCGCGACGATGTCGAGCGCGCTGTCCGACAAGACCACGGCGGGTAGCACCGTCTCCGGTCCGCCCGCAGGCTTCGATATCGATCTCGCCGGCGCGCAGCCGGGCAACACCGTCAACATCAGCTATACTGATTCCACCAACACAAAGCGCCAGGTCACGCTGGTGAACGTGACCGATCCGGCGGCGCTGCCGCTCCAGAACGCGACCAACGCGAATCCGGTGCAGATCGGAGTCAATTTCTCCGGCGGCATGGGCGCGATCGCGGCCGCGCTCAACACCGCGCTGCCCGGCTCGCACCTGACGTTCTCCGCGGCCCCGTCGCCGGCGACCGCGACCACGCTCCGTGTCACCGACGACAATTCCGGTCTTGCCAAGGTCAATTCGGCGTCGATCACCAAGACGATCTCGTCGCTGACCTCCGGCGGTCCGCAACTGCCGCTGTTCACCGACGGCAGCACGGCGCTCTACACCGGCGCGATCACGGCATCGGGCTCGCAGATGACCGGCCTTGCCGGGCGCATCTCGGTGAACCCGGCGCTGGTCACCGATGCGAGCAAGCTGTCGGTCTACAGCACCTCGCCGGTGACGCCCGCAGGCGACACCACGCGCTCGGACTATCTCTACTCGCAGCTCACCAATACGGTGTTCTCCTATTCGCCGCAGACCGGTCTCGGCTCGGCGAGCCAGCCGTTCAGCGGCAGCGTCTCGAACTACCTCCAGCAGTTCCTGAGCGTCCAGAGCAATGCCTCGACCCAGGCGACCCAGCTTCAGCAGGGCCAGAGCGTCGTGGTCTCGACGCTCCAGGCCAAGTTCAACTCGACCTCCAGCGTCAATCTGGACTCGGAGATGTCGAACCTGATCCAGCTTCAGAATGCCTATGCCGCCAACGCCCACGTCATGTCGGTGGTGCAGAGCATGATGAATACATTGATCCAGGCTCAAGGGTAATCAGTACAGGGCTCTGAAACATGTCGATCAGCAGCATCAATTACGGTTCGTCGGTCCTCGGCGCACAGATCCGCAACATCAATCAGCAGCTCACCGACCTGTCGACGCAGCTCTCGACCGGCAAGCTGTCGCAAAGCTATTCCGGCATGGGGACCAACGAAGGCTTTGCGATCGCCTCGCGCGCGCAGCTTTCCAACATCGCCGCCTATACCGACACGATCACCAACGTCAACGTCAACATCAACCTCGCCAACACCGCGCTCCAGTCGCTGACGACGATCCGCAGCACGGTGCAGACCGGCTCCGCCAGCACCTCGC is part of the Bradyrhizobium commune genome and harbors:
- the flgK gene encoding flagellar hook-associated protein FlgK encodes the protein MGLSSALASAMSGLRANQAALSIVSSNVANSQTPGYVAQTANQIEVTTGEFGSTAKTTGVSRDIDSYVLGQLRTETGGSGYADQTANILKQLQNVYGNPGGSGTLETALNNFTSSLQALSTSAGSSSAQTVALGAAQTLAQQLNVTTSGIQSLRSNVEQDLGTSAQQANAAMQQIADINTKLQGLASTDPSAATLMDQRDQAINTLSKYVDVHVTTDGSNQANIYTTTGIQLVGAGLASKFTFSSAGALSATSLYNTDPARSGVGAFNITLPNGSSIDVAANSVVSSGQIAADLKLRDQTLVQAQNQVDQLAATMSSALSDKTTAGSTVSGPPAGFDIDLAGAQPGNTVNISYTDSTNTKRQVTLVNVTDPAALPLQNATNANPVQIGVNFSGGMGAIAAALNTALPGSHLTFSAAPSPATATTLRVTDDNSGLAKVNSASITKTISSLTSGGPQLPLFTDGSTALYTGAITASGSQMTGLAGRISVNPALVTDASKLSVYSTSPVTPAGDTTRSDYLYSQLTNTVFSYSPQTGLGSASQPFSGSVSNYLQQFLSVQSNASTQATQLQQGQSVVVSTLQAKFNSTSSVNLDSEMSNLIQLQNAYAANAHVMSVVQSMMNTLIQAQG
- a CDS encoding flagellar hook-basal body complex protein, which translates into the protein MGIFDAMNTSVGGLQAQSYALQNISGNIANSSTTGYKGIGTSFEDLIPDSSVPSKQVAGGVTAHAQATITTQGTISSSTVATNMAITGDGFFSIQKATSVVDNLPQFGGVTYYTRRGDFQLNSNGNLVNGAGYYLMGVTVDPKTGNPQGNVATVLKFQNNFIPAQATTSIQYAANLPTQPNTVASTTASTGTLLAAGGLNPSDFAANPLPVGTPPAPYTSATVSGAAATGNIRSAYSSTTGTGTVPLQNNSSAVASTTTSLDNTVGTHLASSILTGLSGQTLTINGHTITFDTSTTVTTTGSNTTIGLGAGTTATVASILSAIQTAGGAGVTATLSASGNIQISTGTGTDVPVGSGTAATALGISSVTRGGNVLSSPAITGATVLSGSATAGGAEVLSSGFAAGDTITVDGQTLTFMTSGASGNNQINITDNITTLLGKIDALSGASGSSVSSGGVITLNTGTVSNLSVSSSNSSAFAALGFTSTITKNRDGGGTAGTGTVIGNDIATFTKESISGGAVTAYNAAGTPVNLQLRWAKTDSASLGAGHSDTWNLFYQTDPNATGTTAGWVNTGQAFTFAADGSLTSPSGSGITINNVSVSGQTLGSVAFNISSGGLTQYASTSGAVTINTITQNGYAAGQLRSVAVNNNGLVVGTFSNGQNLDLAQVSLSHFNGTNYLKAMDGGAYAATDQSGPAIDGASGTISGSSLEGSNTDIADEFTKLIVTQQAYSANTKVITTANSMVQDLLNVLR